The following coding sequences are from one Comamonas koreensis window:
- a CDS encoding ATP-binding protein codes for MSTANDLHFPFSAIEGQAALQQALLLLAVDPQLGGVLVEGPRGTAKSTSARALAALLPSGHFVNLPLGTTEEQLQGSLDLEAALQSSAVQFRPGLLAQAHQGILYVDEVNLLPDGLVDLLLDVSASGTNRIERDGVSHQHAARIALIGTMNPEEGQLRPQLLDRFGLFVRLPNVPDVDTRKRIVRARMAFDADPAQFCARYEQAQAQLRQQIVAAREHLAQVPWPEAILDAVAQLCQQSGAEGVRADLVMLRAARAQAALAGHAEVSLADVQAVAELALAHRRNADAAQPPSPSGQANDQQDLHQQPQRQQPNQAQTKPQNGHADTASSSPNAERNQPDGWGGMAAPRHTGIEPVKALRPFTAKKA; via the coding sequence ATGAGCACCGCCAACGATCTGCACTTTCCCTTCAGCGCCATTGAGGGCCAGGCTGCGCTGCAGCAGGCTTTGCTGCTCTTGGCCGTCGATCCGCAGCTGGGCGGCGTGCTGGTGGAAGGCCCGCGCGGCACCGCCAAATCCACCAGTGCCCGCGCGCTGGCTGCGCTGCTGCCCAGCGGCCATTTTGTCAATCTGCCGCTGGGCACCACCGAGGAGCAACTGCAAGGCTCACTCGATCTGGAAGCTGCCCTGCAGTCCTCTGCGGTGCAGTTCCGCCCCGGCCTGTTGGCCCAGGCGCACCAGGGCATCCTGTATGTGGACGAGGTCAACCTGCTGCCCGATGGCCTGGTGGACTTGCTGCTCGATGTCAGCGCCAGCGGCACCAACCGCATCGAGCGCGATGGCGTCTCGCACCAGCATGCCGCGCGCATTGCACTGATCGGCACGATGAACCCCGAAGAAGGCCAGCTGCGCCCGCAGCTGCTCGACCGCTTTGGCCTGTTTGTGCGCCTGCCCAATGTGCCTGATGTGGACACGCGCAAGCGCATTGTGCGCGCCCGCATGGCCTTTGATGCGGACCCGGCCCAGTTCTGCGCCCGCTATGAACAGGCCCAAGCCCAGCTGCGCCAGCAGATTGTGGCCGCGCGCGAACACCTGGCCCAGGTGCCCTGGCCCGAGGCCATCTTGGATGCCGTGGCGCAGCTGTGCCAGCAATCGGGCGCCGAAGGCGTGCGCGCCGACCTGGTGATGCTGCGCGCCGCGCGCGCCCAGGCCGCGCTGGCGGGCCATGCCGAGGTCAGCCTGGCCGATGTGCAGGCCGTGGCCGAGCTGGCGCTGGCCCACCGCCGCAATGCCGATGCCGCGCAGCCACCATCGCCCAGTGGCCAGGCCAACGATCAACAAGACCTACATCAACAACCGCAGCGGCAACAGCCAAACCAGGCACAGACCAAGCCCCAAAACGGCCATGCCGACACCGCCAGCAGCAGCCCCAACGCCGAGCGCAACCAGCCCGATGGCTGGGGCGGCATGGCCGCGCCGCGCCATACCGGTATCGAGCCCGTCAAGGCCCTGCGGCCCTTTACCGCAAAAAAAGCCTGA
- a CDS encoding vWA domain-containing protein, translated as MARPHLRYRKQPAGAQLMHCVLLDTSASMLRSQQLARAKGYLQALADQAYRQRDRLCVLGFSGDSAYVIQAGAKAQAWNEGWIRPIGGGGGSPLASAIALLERLLQRARRQGPVHAGVWLLTDGRFAQLPERPRCAEQITVVGFDRVGLPLQLSQRLAARWQADWMSA; from the coding sequence TTGGCGCGCCCGCACCTGCGCTACCGCAAGCAGCCCGCCGGCGCGCAGCTCATGCACTGCGTGCTGCTTGATACCTCGGCCTCCATGCTGCGCAGCCAGCAACTCGCCCGCGCCAAGGGCTACCTGCAGGCCTTGGCCGACCAGGCCTACCGCCAGCGCGACCGGCTCTGCGTGCTGGGCTTTAGCGGCGACAGCGCCTATGTGATCCAGGCAGGGGCCAAGGCCCAGGCCTGGAACGAGGGCTGGATCCGGCCCATTGGCGGCGGCGGCGGCAGCCCTTTGGCCAGCGCCATTGCCTTGCTCGAGCGCCTGCTGCAGCGCGCCCGCCGCCAGGGCCCCGTGCATGCCGGTGTCTGGCTGCTGACCGATGGCCGCTTTGCGCAACTGCCCGAGCGCCCCCGCTGCGCCGAGCAGATCACCGTCGTCGGTTTTGACCGGGTCGGCCTGCCCTTGCAACTGAGCCAGCGCCTGGCAGCGCGCTGGCAGGCCGATTGGATGTCCGCATAA